In a single window of the Pyramidobacter porci genome:
- a CDS encoding response regulator, which yields MPEAIDVLIVEDDPMVAAIHRQFIGAVPGFIVAGVVSSGKDALEFLQQHPVRLVILDVFLPGMDGVATLQKIREMNRTVGVIVVSASRDTNTINAVLKAGAFDYVIKPFVFERIQTSLRSFQQLENRLNRGADQIDQKELDRLLQVQQKETAANDLPKGLNPQTLQQVKNLLGHAASPLSSVETAQALKISRITARRYLEYLVAAGEATLELEYQKVGRPTNRYALRK from the coding sequence ATGCCGGAAGCTATTGATGTGCTCATTGTCGAAGACGATCCGATGGTGGCGGCGATCCATCGCCAGTTTATCGGCGCCGTCCCGGGGTTTATCGTCGCGGGCGTGGTGTCCAGCGGCAAGGACGCGCTGGAGTTTCTGCAGCAGCATCCCGTCCGCCTCGTGATCCTGGACGTTTTTCTGCCGGGCATGGACGGCGTGGCCACACTGCAGAAGATCCGCGAGATGAACCGCACCGTCGGCGTCATCGTCGTGTCGGCGTCGCGCGATACCAACACGATCAACGCCGTGCTCAAGGCGGGGGCTTTCGATTACGTGATCAAGCCTTTCGTCTTCGAGCGCATCCAAACGTCGCTGCGTTCGTTTCAGCAGCTGGAAAACCGTCTCAACCGCGGCGCCGATCAGATCGACCAGAAGGAGCTGGACCGCTTGCTGCAAGTTCAGCAGAAGGAGACGGCCGCCAACGATCTGCCCAAGGGTCTGAACCCGCAGACGCTGCAGCAGGTGAAGAACCTTCTCGGGCACGCCGCCTCGCCGCTGTCTTCGGTCGAAACGGCGCAGGCCCTCAAGATCTCGCGCATCACGGCGAGGCGCTATCTCGAGTATCTCGTCGCCGCCGGCGAGGCGACGCTGGAACTGGAATATCAGAAAGTCGGCCGCCCCACGAACCGTTACGCGCTGAGGAAATAA
- a CDS encoding FprA family A-type flavoprotein: MLKAISVSDKIWWVGVNDRKTPLFENLWSLPYGVSYNSYLIDDEKVALIDGVKGEFFGEYLERIQSIVGARPVDYLIVNHVEPDHSSAIRMLRQVYPNITVVADKQALTLIGQFYGTSLATKEVKDGETLELGAHSLTFATIPMVHWPETMISFENSSGIAFTCDAFGSYGALNGGIFGDELDMHVYTSEARRYYATIVGRFSVNVQAALKKAAALPIKMICPSHGPVHRGEGVARAVKLYDGMSRQETTQSAVIVYGSMYGNTARMAECVADGLCRGGVADVKVYDAGTADLSWIIRDAWRSRGLALLSCCYNMGMFPAMMPVVEKIDNCKISGRVLAIAGCYSWSKGAELKPLQALADKPGWDLIENVVEVKSCPTEADEAALRGVGAEMARRIRAE; encoded by the coding sequence ATGTTGAAGGCGATTTCTGTCTCGGACAAAATCTGGTGGGTCGGCGTCAACGACCGCAAGACGCCGCTCTTTGAAAATCTGTGGTCGCTGCCCTACGGCGTCTCCTACAATTCCTATCTGATCGACGATGAAAAAGTGGCGCTGATCGACGGTGTCAAGGGCGAGTTCTTCGGCGAATACCTCGAGCGCATCCAGAGCATCGTCGGCGCCCGTCCCGTGGACTATTTGATCGTCAATCACGTCGAGCCCGACCATTCCAGCGCCATCCGCATGCTGCGCCAGGTGTACCCCAACATCACCGTCGTCGCCGACAAACAGGCGCTGACCCTGATCGGCCAGTTTTACGGGACTTCGCTCGCCACGAAGGAAGTGAAGGACGGCGAGACGCTGGAACTGGGCGCGCACAGCCTGACCTTCGCGACGATCCCGATGGTGCACTGGCCCGAGACGATGATCTCCTTCGAGAACTCCAGCGGCATCGCCTTCACCTGCGACGCGTTCGGCAGCTACGGCGCGCTCAACGGCGGCATCTTCGGCGACGAGCTGGACATGCACGTTTACACCAGCGAGGCGCGCCGCTATTACGCCACCATCGTGGGACGCTTCAGCGTCAACGTGCAGGCCGCTCTCAAGAAAGCCGCCGCGCTGCCGATCAAGATGATCTGCCCCTCCCACGGCCCCGTCCACCGCGGCGAAGGCGTGGCGCGCGCCGTGAAGCTGTACGACGGCATGAGCCGCCAGGAGACGACGCAGAGCGCCGTGATCGTCTACGGCTCCATGTACGGCAACACCGCCCGTATGGCCGAGTGCGTCGCCGACGGCCTGTGCCGCGGCGGCGTGGCGGACGTCAAAGTCTACGACGCCGGCACGGCCGACCTGAGCTGGATCATCCGCGACGCGTGGCGCAGCCGCGGCCTGGCGCTGCTGAGCTGCTGCTACAACATGGGCATGTTCCCCGCCATGATGCCCGTGGTGGAGAAGATCGACAACTGCAAGATCAGCGGCCGCGTGCTCGCAATCGCCGGCTGCTACAGCTGGAGCAAGGGCGCCGAGCTCAAGCCGCTGCAGGCGCTGGCCGACAAGCCCGGCTGGGACCTGATCGAGAACGTCGTGGAAGTGAAAAGCTGCCCCACCGAAGCCGACGAAGCCGCCCTGCGCGGGGTGGGCGCGGAGATGGCGCGTCGGATTCGAGCAGAATAA
- a CDS encoding GntR family transcriptional regulator produces the protein MSYQSAIPQSVTEEVTRYLHRQLLVRNRFQPGSFIRENDVAEELKVSRSPVREALKILESYGIVKTLPRRGALVLQYTNADVGEIYDVRVLLESKVYSRIVKNHLLNDEHYKHLMKCIDDYRDIRAAFEKNLQEGQLDFFDLECRFHFYIHEISGLTWTSELLKKTYSRLFQYMIHNVGLEDLDSILAFHTNIVENLRSGDLAALGENRIESYMLDKAYRPDK, from the coding sequence ATGTCGTACCAGTCTGCAATTCCCCAGTCCGTTACCGAGGAAGTGACGCGTTATTTGCACCGTCAGCTGCTGGTGAGAAACCGCTTCCAGCCCGGCTCGTTCATCCGCGAGAACGACGTGGCCGAAGAACTCAAGGTAAGCCGCTCGCCGGTGCGCGAAGCGCTGAAGATCCTCGAGTCCTACGGCATCGTCAAAACTCTGCCGCGGCGCGGCGCCTTGGTGTTGCAGTATACCAATGCCGACGTGGGGGAGATCTACGATGTGCGCGTGCTGCTCGAGTCGAAAGTCTATTCTCGGATCGTGAAAAACCATCTGCTGAACGACGAACATTACAAGCATTTGATGAAGTGTATCGACGATTATCGTGATATCCGCGCGGCCTTCGAGAAAAACCTTCAGGAAGGACAGCTGGATTTCTTCGATCTGGAGTGCCGCTTCCACTTCTATATCCACGAGATTTCGGGACTGACCTGGACTTCCGAGCTCCTGAAGAAGACTTATTCGCGCCTGTTCCAGTACATGATCCACAACGTCGGTCTCGAGGATCTGGACAGCATCCTCGCGTTTCACACCAACATCGTGGAAAATCTGAGAAGCGGCGATTTGGCGGCGTTGGGAGAGAACCGCATCGAAAGCTACATGCTGGACAAAGCTTACCGCCCCGACAAGTGA
- a CDS encoding IclR family transcriptional regulator yields MSAQSVNGVSSIRKCLSVLDCFSEDAPQLSLTAVTGKTGFSMPTTLRILSALCAEGFLERDANRLYRVSWKAYRLGKLFQAHDSIKNAVLPVMRRLRDVFGETVSLYYKHDIWRVCVEQAVSLHELKRISHPGSYYPLWAGATAKIFLGSMTSDEIRRVYAEAPQDRKERWDQFLGEVGEARQRGYAVSLAEREEGTSSIACPLFDFTGRLAACLCISGPSFRFTDEIKAKVAPVIVRECRELSRSFGAPDLPFGALPKARG; encoded by the coding sequence ATGTCTGCCCAATCAGTCAACGGAGTTTCATCGATAAGAAAATGTCTGTCAGTGCTCGACTGCTTTTCCGAGGACGCCCCGCAGCTTTCGCTGACCGCCGTCACGGGAAAAACCGGTTTTTCCATGCCCACCACGCTGCGAATCCTTTCGGCGCTGTGCGCGGAGGGTTTTCTCGAGCGAGATGCCAATCGTCTCTACCGCGTGAGCTGGAAAGCCTATCGCCTCGGCAAGCTCTTTCAGGCGCACGACTCCATCAAAAACGCCGTGCTGCCGGTCATGCGGCGGCTGCGCGACGTATTCGGCGAAACAGTCAGCCTCTATTACAAACATGACATCTGGCGTGTCTGCGTCGAGCAGGCGGTCAGCCTTCACGAGCTGAAGCGCATTTCTCACCCCGGCTCCTATTATCCGCTCTGGGCCGGCGCCACCGCGAAGATTTTTCTTGGCTCCATGACGTCCGACGAGATCCGACGCGTTTACGCGGAGGCCCCGCAGGACAGAAAGGAACGCTGGGATCAGTTTCTCGGCGAAGTCGGCGAAGCGCGGCAACGCGGTTACGCCGTCAGTCTGGCCGAACGCGAGGAAGGCACGTCGTCCATTGCCTGCCCGCTCTTCGACTTCACGGGCAGACTCGCAGCCTGCCTGTGCATCTCCGGCCCCAGCTTCCGCTTCACCGACGAGATCAAGGCAAAAGTCGCTCCCGTTATCGTCAGGGAATGCCGCGAACTTTCCCGTTCCTTCGGCGCGCCCGATTTGCCCTTCGGGGCGCTTCCCAAAGCCCGGGGCTGA
- a CDS encoding TAXI family TRAP transporter solute-binding subunit, translating to MIRKTVKNVCAAAAFLGLTASAGLAVDFARIGTSSVGGGFYLIGNTIAQIGNAAKNDVNYTAVTGGSTKNVNGLAKGDMEFGMCQSATVDEALNGSGPFKAPMKSIRFVAAIYPMPCHVLVSGEDMKSVADFRGKRIDYGAIGQGIETYTRIILNAYGIKDEDVTINRYGKTESAEALKTGEVQGNFWTTTAPNAQVTDMIAGGVRLLSIDDDKRQQIVKEHPYFALATIPGGTYDKHPDDVNTIAAIGVLLSDEKVSEDVVYKTVKAMFEGQEELKKRLPAYFSNFGREHALDGCAMEIHPGALKYYKEIGLIK from the coding sequence ATGATTCGCAAGACAGTGAAAAACGTTTGTGCGGCGGCAGCGTTCCTGGGGCTGACGGCGTCGGCCGGTTTGGCGGTCGACTTCGCCCGCATCGGCACGAGCAGCGTGGGCGGCGGTTTCTATCTGATCGGCAACACGATCGCCCAGATCGGCAACGCGGCCAAAAACGACGTCAACTACACGGCGGTGACCGGCGGTTCCACAAAGAACGTCAACGGCCTGGCGAAAGGCGACATGGAGTTCGGCATGTGTCAGTCCGCCACGGTCGACGAGGCTTTGAACGGCTCCGGCCCCTTCAAGGCGCCCATGAAAAGCATCCGCTTCGTCGCCGCCATCTATCCGATGCCGTGTCATGTCCTGGTCAGCGGCGAAGATATGAAAAGCGTCGCCGATTTTCGCGGCAAGCGCATCGATTACGGCGCCATCGGGCAGGGAATCGAGACGTATACCCGCATCATTCTGAACGCCTACGGCATCAAGGACGAAGACGTGACGATCAACCGTTACGGCAAGACCGAGAGCGCCGAAGCCCTGAAGACCGGCGAAGTTCAGGGCAACTTCTGGACCACGACCGCGCCCAACGCCCAGGTCACCGACATGATTGCCGGCGGCGTGCGCCTGTTGTCCATCGATGATGACAAGCGTCAGCAGATCGTCAAGGAGCATCCTTATTTTGCTCTTGCCACCATCCCCGGCGGCACTTACGACAAGCACCCCGACGACGTCAACACGATCGCGGCCATTGGCGTGCTGCTGTCCGACGAAAAAGTGAGCGAGGACGTCGTGTACAAGACGGTCAAGGCCATGTTCGAGGGACAGGAGGAGCTGAAAAAGCGCCTTCCTGCGTATTTCTCCAACTTCGGCCGCGAGCACGCCCTCGACGGCTGCGCCATGGAGATTCATCCCGGCGCGCTCAAGTATTACAAGGAGATCGGTCTGATCAAGTAA
- a CDS encoding TRAP transporter permease, which yields MTTRISAQSVADANVQARQLRKKPGKRRTLTGAVGALITVLAVALAVFQLYTAFFGVLPTMRQRSFHVAFILPMIFLLYPAAKRSPRDRATALDWIFAIASGACALYVFVAYESIATRAGEVYGYELWLGGVFTALVFIAGRRVLGWPLPIFCFLFLLFAYFGRSMPGPIQHFGLSVPRIIEELYLTTDGLFGLVTGVSATYIYLFVLFGAFLTSTKTSDFFNDISMALTGHLKGGPAKISVLSSALMGTISGSTSANVATTGAFTIPLMKSIGYEPHFAGAVEAAASTGGQIMPPVMGAAAFIIADTLNIPYTQVLLCAIVPALLYFWGIWCSLSLEASRLGLKGLPKETLPRAGEVLVTSGYKAIPLFVIVYFLVKGYNPLYSGCWGIGCCVLLSFVKKSDRMDLTTFVNTLKDGSLGALSVAMACIIVGNVIGMMGATGVALRIGDAVLALTRGHLVLTMCVTLLIATLLGMGMPTTASYVMASAVAAPALTLLGVKGLDAHMFVFFYAVLSSVTPPVCVGAYTAAGLANADPNRTALTGVKLALPGFIVPFIFVLAPEILLTNVTNWFVTFQAMVSAVVGVFLLSCFTENFFMAPLRWYERLLALAGSLALLYPGTLSDAVGLAILVLLWLASKKRAARAVSE from the coding sequence ATGACGACTCGCATTTCAGCCCAGAGCGTTGCCGACGCCAACGTTCAGGCTCGGCAGCTTCGGAAGAAACCGGGCAAACGCCGTACCCTCACGGGAGCGGTGGGGGCGCTGATCACGGTCCTGGCTGTCGCATTGGCGGTCTTTCAGCTTTACACCGCTTTTTTCGGCGTGTTGCCGACGATGCGGCAGCGCAGTTTTCACGTCGCTTTCATTCTTCCCATGATTTTTCTGCTTTACCCGGCCGCGAAAAGATCGCCGCGCGACCGCGCCACGGCTCTTGACTGGATTTTTGCGATCGCGTCGGGCGCCTGCGCTCTTTACGTGTTCGTCGCGTATGAAAGCATCGCCACTCGCGCCGGTGAAGTTTACGGCTACGAGCTCTGGCTCGGCGGCGTTTTCACCGCACTGGTGTTTATCGCCGGGCGGCGCGTGCTCGGCTGGCCGCTGCCGATCTTCTGCTTTTTGTTTTTGCTGTTCGCCTACTTCGGGCGCTCGATGCCCGGTCCCATTCAACACTTCGGCCTGTCGGTCCCGCGCATCATCGAAGAACTTTATCTGACGACGGACGGCCTCTTCGGTTTGGTGACGGGCGTTTCGGCCACGTACATTTACCTGTTCGTGCTCTTCGGCGCCTTTTTGACGTCCACGAAGACGTCGGATTTCTTCAACGACATCTCCATGGCCCTGACAGGGCATCTGAAGGGCGGCCCCGCCAAGATCTCCGTGCTCTCCAGCGCTTTGATGGGCACGATCAGCGGCAGCACGTCGGCCAACGTGGCGACGACGGGCGCTTTCACGATCCCTCTGATGAAAAGCATCGGCTACGAGCCGCACTTTGCCGGCGCCGTCGAAGCGGCCGCCTCCACCGGCGGGCAGATCATGCCTCCCGTCATGGGGGCCGCGGCGTTCATCATCGCCGATACGCTGAACATTCCCTACACTCAGGTTCTGCTCTGCGCGATCGTTCCCGCTCTGCTGTACTTCTGGGGCATCTGGTGTTCGCTCAGCCTCGAGGCCTCGCGCCTCGGCCTGAAGGGGCTGCCGAAGGAGACGCTTCCCCGGGCCGGAGAAGTCCTGGTCACAAGCGGCTACAAAGCGATCCCTCTGTTCGTGATCGTCTACTTCCTGGTCAAGGGGTACAACCCGCTTTATTCCGGCTGCTGGGGCATCGGCTGCTGCGTGCTGCTGAGCTTTGTGAAGAAGTCCGACCGCATGGACCTGACGACGTTCGTCAACACGCTGAAAGACGGCTCGCTGGGCGCCCTTTCGGTCGCCATGGCTTGCATCATCGTCGGCAACGTCATCGGCATGATGGGCGCCACGGGCGTGGCCCTGCGCATCGGCGATGCCGTGCTGGCGCTGACGCGGGGACATTTGGTCCTGACCATGTGCGTGACGCTGCTGATCGCGACGCTGCTCGGCATGGGCATGCCGACGACGGCGAGCTACGTCATGGCCAGCGCTGTGGCGGCCCCCGCCTTGACTCTGCTCGGCGTAAAAGGTCTGGATGCGCACATGTTCGTGTTTTTTTACGCCGTTCTCTCGTCGGTGACGCCGCCGGTCTGCGTAGGAGCCTACACGGCTGCCGGCCTGGCCAACGCTGACCCCAACCGGACGGCCTTGACCGGCGTCAAGCTGGCTCTGCCGGGGTTTATCGTGCCGTTCATCTTCGTGCTGGCTCCCGAGATCCTGCTGACCAACGTCACGAACTGGTTCGTCACGTTCCAGGCGATGGTTTCCGCCGTGGTGGGCGTGTTCCTGCTGTCCTGCTTCACCGAGAACTTCTTCATGGCGCCGCTGCGCTGGTATGAACGCCTTCTGGCGCTGGCCGGCTCTCTGGCCCTGCTTTATCCCGGCACGCTGAGCGACGCGGTGGGCCTGGCGATTCTGGTTCTGCTCTGGCTGGCGAGCAAAAAGCGGGCCGCGCGCGCTGTGTCCGAATAA
- the hutH gene encoding histidine ammonia-lyase, translated as MNRANPVVLTGRNLTLEQLINVSRCGAPVKLSAEAVGQINRASALIENWVAGNRIVYGVTTGFGDLATVKVDAARTRLLQENLIRSHAVGVGEPLPVDVVRAVMLLRLNGLLCGHSGITLETLSQLVNFLNLDITPMVPEQGSVGASGDLCPLSHIAAAMLGEGDVFHQGRRMTALEAMKLTGLKPVSLHPKEGLALNNGTAALTGLGALALYDALKLEKNADIVGALSLEALHGVPYAFDARTHALRPHSGQIAVAQNIRRLIEGSEIIDKYKGSRVQDAYSLRCMPQVHGASRDALDYVKSKIEIEMNSVTDNPLIFPDDETALSGGNFHGQPIALAMDFFAIAVSEFGSISERRSARMVDKSLSNGLPPFLINDSGVNSGFMITQYTQAAVASENKTLAHPACVDSIPTSANQEDHVSMGYWASLKAARVLRNVEKILGIEAMAACQGVGFSLPLSLGRGTKAAYEAFRAQIPFLEKDRFIHPFMTQSIDFVRSGALIEAVESAIGELN; from the coding sequence ATGAATCGCGCCAATCCCGTCGTCCTCACCGGTCGTAACCTGACCCTCGAACAGCTGATCAACGTCTCGCGCTGCGGCGCTCCGGTGAAACTTTCCGCAGAGGCCGTCGGCCAGATCAACCGGGCGTCCGCCCTGATCGAGAACTGGGTCGCCGGCAACCGCATCGTTTACGGCGTGACGACGGGATTCGGCGATCTCGCCACCGTCAAGGTGGACGCCGCGCGCACCCGCCTGCTTCAGGAAAACCTGATCCGCAGCCACGCCGTCGGCGTCGGCGAGCCTCTGCCCGTCGACGTGGTGCGCGCCGTGATGCTGCTGCGCCTCAACGGCCTGCTCTGCGGCCATTCCGGCATCACGCTGGAAACGCTGTCGCAGCTCGTCAACTTCCTCAACCTCGATATCACGCCCATGGTTCCCGAGCAGGGATCCGTCGGCGCGTCGGGCGACCTCTGTCCGCTCTCGCACATCGCCGCCGCCATGCTCGGCGAAGGCGACGTGTTCCATCAGGGACGGCGCATGACCGCGCTCGAGGCCATGAAGCTGACGGGGCTCAAACCCGTGTCCCTGCATCCCAAGGAAGGGCTGGCGCTCAACAACGGCACCGCGGCGCTCACCGGCCTCGGCGCGCTGGCGCTGTACGACGCACTGAAACTCGAAAAGAACGCCGACATCGTCGGCGCTCTCTCGCTGGAAGCGCTTCACGGCGTGCCCTACGCCTTCGACGCCCGCACCCACGCGCTGCGCCCCCACAGCGGCCAGATCGCCGTGGCGCAGAACATCCGCCGTCTCATCGAAGGCAGCGAGATCATCGACAAGTACAAAGGCTCCCGCGTGCAGGACGCCTATTCGCTGCGCTGCATGCCCCAGGTGCACGGCGCCAGCCGCGACGCGCTCGACTACGTGAAATCGAAGATCGAGATCGAGATGAACTCCGTCACCGACAACCCGCTGATCTTCCCCGACGACGAAACGGCGCTCAGCGGCGGCAATTTCCACGGCCAGCCCATCGCGCTCGCCATGGATTTCTTCGCCATCGCCGTCTCCGAATTCGGCAGCATCTCCGAGCGTCGCAGCGCCCGCATGGTGGACAAAAGCCTCTCCAACGGCCTGCCGCCCTTCCTGATCAACGACAGCGGCGTCAACAGCGGCTTCATGATCACCCAGTACACTCAAGCTGCCGTGGCCTCGGAGAACAAGACGCTGGCCCATCCCGCCTGCGTCGACTCCATCCCCACCTCCGCCAATCAGGAAGACCACGTCTCCATGGGCTATTGGGCCTCGCTCAAGGCGGCGCGCGTGCTGCGCAACGTGGAAAAGATCCTCGGCATCGAAGCCATGGCCGCCTGCCAGGGCGTCGGCTTCTCGCTGCCGCTCAGTCTCGGCCGCGGCACGAAAGCGGCTTACGAAGCCTTTCGCGCCCAGATCCCCTTTCTCGAAAAAGACCGCTTCATCCATCCGTTCATGACCCAGTCCATCGATTTCGTCCGCAGCGGCGCGCTGATTGAAGCCGTCGAAAGCGCGATCGGGGAATTGAACTGA
- a CDS encoding urocanate hydratase — translation MQENLLNGEAMVIKLDEVLPEYPEFAAGIRRAPDRGWTLSQSETELALRNALRYVPEKYHEQLIPEFMEELRTRGRIYAYRFRPAGRIWGRPIETYEGKCLAGKAFQVMMDNNLDFETALYPYELVTYGETGQVCQNWLQYRLIQKYLRELTDDTTLVLESGHPVGLFASHPGAPRVILTNGLLVGLFDNQKDWHRAMQLGVSNYGQMTAGGWMYIGPQGIVHGTFNTVLNAARLKFGVGPRDNLAGILYVTSGLGGMSGAQPKAIEIAGGVGIVAEVDYSRIETRHRQGWVSEITDSAEKAFRMAQEALDAKKPLSIAYYGNVVTLLEYAESHRVAIQLLSDQTSCHAVYEGGYCPADLTFEERTKMLHEDPEEFRRHVDASLRRHFNVIKKLVDRGSYFFDYGNSFMRAIFDAGVAEIAKNGKDTYDGFIWPSYVEDIMGPHLFDYGYGPFRWCCLSGRHEDLRATDEAAMACIDPDRRSQDYDNWVWIRDAEKNNLVVGTQCRILYQDAEGRTNIALAFNKLVREGKIGPVMLGRDHHDVSGTDGPFRETANVKDGSNICADMATNTFAGNAARGMTLCALHNGGGVGIGKCINGGFGLLLDGRPETDAIIRSAMMWDVLGGVARRAWARCEHAEEVSREVNVKYPGKYHITLPYHVDGDSVSRAAAAACAMREHHEA, via the coding sequence ATGCAGGAGAATTTGCTCAACGGTGAAGCCATGGTTATCAAACTGGACGAGGTTCTGCCCGAATATCCCGAATTCGCGGCGGGAATCCGCCGCGCGCCCGACCGCGGCTGGACGCTTTCGCAGTCCGAGACGGAGCTGGCGCTGCGCAACGCGCTGCGCTACGTGCCCGAGAAGTATCACGAGCAGCTGATCCCCGAGTTCATGGAAGAGCTGCGCACGCGCGGCCGCATCTACGCCTACCGCTTCCGCCCCGCCGGCCGCATCTGGGGCCGCCCCATCGAAACCTACGAGGGCAAGTGCCTGGCCGGCAAAGCCTTTCAGGTGATGATGGACAACAATCTCGACTTCGAGACCGCGCTCTATCCCTACGAACTCGTCACCTACGGCGAGACGGGGCAGGTGTGCCAGAACTGGCTGCAGTACCGCCTGATCCAGAAGTATCTGCGCGAGCTGACCGACGACACCACGCTGGTGCTCGAAAGCGGCCATCCCGTGGGACTGTTCGCCTCGCATCCCGGCGCGCCGCGCGTGATCCTCACCAACGGCCTGCTCGTCGGCCTGTTCGACAATCAGAAGGACTGGCACCGCGCCATGCAGCTGGGAGTCAGCAACTACGGCCAGATGACCGCCGGCGGCTGGATGTACATCGGGCCGCAGGGCATCGTGCACGGCACGTTCAACACCGTGCTCAACGCCGCACGCCTCAAGTTCGGCGTCGGGCCGCGCGATAATCTGGCCGGCATCCTTTACGTGACGTCGGGACTGGGCGGCATGAGCGGCGCTCAGCCCAAGGCCATCGAGATCGCCGGCGGCGTCGGCATCGTCGCCGAAGTCGATTATTCCCGCATCGAGACCCGCCATCGCCAGGGCTGGGTCAGCGAGATCACCGACAGCGCCGAAAAAGCCTTCCGGATGGCTCAGGAAGCGCTGGACGCCAAAAAGCCGCTTTCGATCGCCTATTACGGCAACGTCGTCACGCTGCTCGAGTACGCCGAAAGCCATCGCGTCGCAATCCAGCTGCTTTCGGACCAGACTTCGTGCCACGCCGTTTACGAGGGCGGGTACTGCCCCGCGGATCTGACCTTCGAAGAGCGCACGAAAATGCTGCACGAGGATCCCGAAGAGTTCCGCAGGCACGTCGACGCCAGCCTGCGCCGTCATTTCAACGTGATCAAGAAACTGGTGGACCGCGGTTCCTATTTCTTCGACTACGGCAACAGCTTCATGCGCGCCATCTTCGACGCCGGCGTCGCCGAGATCGCCAAAAACGGCAAAGATACCTACGACGGCTTCATCTGGCCCAGCTACGTCGAAGACATCATGGGCCCCCATCTGTTCGACTACGGCTACGGTCCCTTCCGCTGGTGCTGCCTGAGCGGCAGACACGAAGACCTGCGCGCCACCGACGAGGCCGCCATGGCCTGCATCGATCCCGACCGCCGCAGCCAGGACTACGACAACTGGGTCTGGATCCGCGACGCCGAGAAGAACAATCTCGTCGTCGGCACGCAGTGCCGCATCCTCTATCAGGACGCCGAAGGCCGCACCAACATCGCCCTGGCGTTCAACAAGCTCGTGCGCGAGGGCAAGATCGGCCCCGTCATGCTGGGGCGCGACCACCACGACGTTTCCGGCACCGACGGCCCCTTCCGCGAAACGGCCAACGTCAAGGACGGCAGCAACATCTGCGCCGACATGGCAACCAACACCTTCGCCGGCAACGCCGCCCGCGGTATGACGCTCTGCGCGCTGCACAACGGCGGCGGCGTGGGCATCGGCAAGTGCATCAACGGCGGCTTCGGCCTGCTGCTCGACGGGCGTCCCGAGACCGACGCGATCATCAGGTCGGCGATGATGTGGGACGTGCTCGGCGGCGTCGCGCGCCGCGCCTGGGCCCGCTGCGAACACGCCGAAGAGGTCAGCCGCGAAGTGAACGTCAAGTACCCCGGCAAGTACCACATCACGCTGCCGTATCACGTCGACGGCGACTCGGTGAGCCGCGCGGCTGCGGCGGCCTGCGCCATGAGAGAACATCACGAAGCCTAG